One Gimesia aquarii DNA segment encodes these proteins:
- a CDS encoding Na/Pi cotransporter family protein, whose translation MDSGIINSLGGLGLFLLGMVILTRGLKELAGDTIRRMIAKFTKSLVTGITTGAIVTAVLQSSSATTVTAVGFAGAGLLTLSQSLGIVLGANLGTTITGWIVAFFGFKFKLGLVAFPLILIGVILNLFARKRIAAAGFALAGFGLIFVGIDSLQIGMSGLTDSVTPESFPSDTWTGRLLLVFIGVGITLVTQSSSAGVAMALTAVSTGTISLAQASAMVIGFDVGTTFTALMATLGGSVAARRTGLAHVFYNVVTAVVAYFLLPVYIWVWNHYLNSGNNASPEFALVAFHSLFNFVGILILVPFIGQFSQLITRIIPQAVNDQSERLEESLIQNPNVAIEASRSTLADVFQSILKLLRTILSFDEIDRMQISQELEQYRDTLETTSLYMRRINISESDRETLRCYQEVLLALDHIQRLTRRCIERERLDATRNVKKLSDIVDQLACLVTQTQQSFESRSAMVEEQSLEEFWLELDQNQKATRRQLTASSTKAGVDFEALLGQLDAYRWLMRVSYHLWRVVHHLQNARIILNQERQESQDSN comes from the coding sequence ATGGATTCAGGGATCATTAATTCGCTGGGTGGCTTAGGCTTATTTTTACTAGGCATGGTCATATTGACACGTGGCCTGAAAGAGCTTGCCGGCGACACCATCCGCCGCATGATTGCGAAATTTACAAAGAGCCTCGTGACTGGCATCACGACAGGTGCTATTGTCACAGCCGTTTTGCAGTCGTCCAGTGCAACGACTGTAACCGCCGTTGGTTTTGCGGGGGCGGGATTGTTGACATTGTCTCAGTCACTGGGGATCGTTTTGGGAGCGAATCTGGGAACGACGATTACCGGTTGGATTGTTGCGTTCTTTGGTTTTAAATTTAAATTGGGATTAGTCGCGTTTCCTTTGATACTCATCGGTGTCATTCTGAATTTATTCGCTAGGAAACGAATTGCAGCAGCCGGATTTGCTTTGGCTGGGTTTGGTCTGATTTTTGTGGGAATAGACAGTCTGCAAATAGGCATGTCCGGACTTACAGATAGTGTGACTCCAGAATCATTTCCCTCGGATACCTGGACGGGACGTTTACTATTGGTTTTTATTGGCGTGGGAATCACATTAGTGACTCAGTCTTCCAGTGCCGGTGTGGCGATGGCTTTGACAGCCGTCAGTACAGGCACCATTTCTCTGGCACAAGCATCCGCGATGGTGATTGGCTTTGATGTGGGAACGACGTTTACAGCGTTGATGGCGACGTTGGGAGGTTCAGTTGCTGCGAGAAGAACGGGGTTGGCACATGTGTTTTATAACGTTGTGACAGCCGTTGTCGCTTATTTTTTGTTACCCGTTTATATCTGGGTTTGGAATCATTATCTCAATTCCGGGAATAATGCCTCACCGGAATTTGCACTGGTCGCTTTTCACAGTCTGTTTAATTTTGTAGGGATTCTCATTTTAGTTCCCTTCATAGGTCAATTTTCCCAACTGATTACTCGCATCATTCCACAAGCAGTCAATGATCAATCGGAACGCCTCGAAGAGTCATTGATTCAGAATCCCAATGTTGCGATTGAAGCTTCTCGTTCTACGCTGGCTGATGTTTTTCAAAGTATTTTAAAGTTACTACGAACAATATTGTCATTTGATGAAATTGATCGTATGCAGATTAGTCAGGAGTTAGAGCAATATCGAGATACGCTGGAAACGACTTCCCTCTATATGCGGAGAATCAACATCTCTGAATCTGACCGGGAGACGCTTCGATGCTATCAGGAAGTATTATTGGCGCTCGACCATATCCAACGTTTAACAAGGCGTTGTATAGAAAGAGAACGATTGGATGCCACTCGAAATGTTAAGAAATTGAGTGACATTGTAGACCAGTTGGCCTGTCTGGTAACTCAAACGCAGCAGTCGTTCGAGAGTCGTTCTGCAATGGTTGAAGAACAGTCTTTAGAGGAGTTTTGGCTGGAACTGGATCAGAACCAAAAAGCAACACGGCGTCAGTTGACCGCTTCATCAACAAAAGCAGGTGTAGATTTTGAGGCTCTGTTAGGACAGTTGGATGCGTATCGATGGTTAATGAGAGTCAGCTATCATCTTTGGAGAGTCGTCCATCATTTACAAAATGCCCGAATCATCTTGAATCAGGAGAGGCAGGAAAGTCAGGATTCAAATTAA
- a CDS encoding M14 family zinc carboxypeptidase, which translates to MTPRHSTLPVFSYSRQFLLLPLVLLVSMVFSNSTLAEENEALKQKLANLPHPWQEKLHRLTLKEYTETLKYWEETYPKWVQVDRIGVTREGIPLSLLKITDQKTEDKHKQVCLMTALHGGPERSGTTAVMHYIEWLLSNAPAAQETRKKQLLLIIPIINPYAYFETDRFGNSQKIDPYTGGGTNNWDLKTFQFKHPEKSPEIMAVLSVIDEFKPEVHVDVHGTGLQEYSPDQLGSRERYRGQTMFEVTGSAYSNFTLRPWDWRITEAINKAGMKAGYGYDRFEADAQRLFWGNQLTAMSKKLWLGRPIFYTAHYGYARYHTMIMAFEVGWESSGLERLKGLMNIGNSNWNGAYFPGYPVNRMQSYIGHFVSAWGKTPQARRQSRVELWQKQPRLSQAVLYPQTAGRDTYIIATSAKSSELLSPDIKQFLENIKPIPTINHSVLQAIVDDGPEIKIAVSKGQSAKEETPIEHGIAFQLRIPYQNPDLVDIRVNGHVLQKSATDGYVTWYGDGFTHVQINVPPKKSKTNDLYIITCLYHPQEKRSYGWKPPQAVMDRLEKK; encoded by the coding sequence ATGACTCCGAGACACTCAACTCTCCCTGTTTTCTCATATAGTAGGCAATTTCTCCTATTGCCGTTGGTTCTCTTAGTATCAATGGTGTTTTCCAATTCTACCCTTGCCGAAGAAAATGAAGCACTCAAACAAAAGCTGGCGAACCTCCCTCACCCCTGGCAGGAAAAACTGCATCGACTGACACTCAAAGAATACACTGAGACACTGAAATACTGGGAAGAAACCTACCCCAAATGGGTACAAGTTGATCGCATTGGTGTCACACGGGAAGGAATTCCACTTTCACTTCTCAAAATCACAGATCAAAAAACGGAAGACAAACACAAACAGGTCTGTCTCATGACGGCCTTGCATGGTGGACCGGAACGCAGCGGGACAACTGCGGTGATGCACTATATCGAATGGCTACTGAGTAATGCCCCGGCTGCTCAGGAAACACGTAAAAAACAATTATTACTCATCATTCCGATTATCAATCCTTATGCGTATTTTGAAACAGATCGTTTTGGCAACTCTCAAAAAATTGATCCCTACACGGGAGGCGGAACCAACAATTGGGATCTCAAAACATTCCAGTTCAAACACCCTGAAAAATCTCCTGAAATTATGGCGGTCCTTTCTGTCATTGATGAATTTAAACCTGAAGTTCATGTAGACGTGCATGGCACAGGATTGCAGGAATACAGCCCCGATCAATTGGGCTCCCGCGAACGGTATCGCGGTCAAACCATGTTTGAAGTGACTGGTTCCGCGTATTCTAATTTCACACTTCGCCCCTGGGATTGGCGTATCACAGAAGCCATCAACAAGGCGGGTATGAAAGCCGGCTATGGCTATGATCGCTTCGAAGCGGATGCACAAAGATTATTCTGGGGAAATCAGCTCACAGCGATGTCAAAAAAGCTGTGGCTGGGGCGTCCCATATTTTACACTGCTCATTACGGATATGCCCGGTATCACACTATGATTATGGCATTTGAAGTAGGTTGGGAAAGTAGTGGGTTGGAGCGGTTAAAAGGCTTGATGAATATCGGTAATTCCAACTGGAATGGCGCTTATTTTCCCGGCTATCCGGTGAATCGAATGCAATCTTACATCGGGCATTTCGTCAGTGCCTGGGGTAAGACACCACAAGCACGCAGGCAAAGCCGCGTCGAACTCTGGCAAAAGCAACCGCGCCTCTCACAGGCAGTTCTCTATCCTCAAACTGCGGGAAGGGATACCTACATCATTGCAACCTCAGCAAAAAGTAGTGAGTTGCTGTCACCAGACATCAAACAATTCCTGGAAAACATTAAGCCGATCCCAACGATCAATCACAGCGTCCTCCAAGCCATTGTCGATGATGGACCGGAAATCAAAATCGCAGTCAGCAAAGGTCAATCGGCTAAAGAGGAAACTCCCATTGAACATGGTATTGCGTTTCAATTACGCATTCCTTATCAAAATCCAGACTTAGTCGATATTCGAGTGAACGGTCACGTATTGCAAAAGAGTGCGACTGATGGCTACGTCACCTGGTATGGGGACGGATTTACTCACGTACAAATCAATGTGCCTCCGAAAAAATCAAAAACCAATGACCTCTATATCATTACCTGTTTGTATCACCCTCAGGAAAAAAGGTCGTACGGTTGGAAACCGCCACAGGCAGTAATGGATCGACTAGAGAAAAAATAA
- a CDS encoding glycoside hydrolase family 10 protein translates to MLHQLSYLLLLTAGFSTDTDNVLDQFDFKSSSEAREKWKELKGTLPLAMQKVDDRNVLLLTAPFSSNREIPRAGIDKRVKLDLTSPGVFTLDVKPESPNSNHKVSLYFKSGTGWYSAAAQVKGQRWQTLRFSKNDFRKEDNPSGWDKVETIRLVVWRDSITEPDTRFQIRNLKATTNQIVILVPDLKLQNKEKNTFVAADRIEKFLQTSGIQCDRMSEPELTSHALDKRSVVILPFNPNVSTKSCRILNQFMVRGGKVFLNFNIPPALEKNLGIKKGTYFKPDRPGGLAAIHLKDSKIQGLPAEVKQASWNLITAIPTGHGARIVSEWVDETGKNTGKPALIVSNRGAYFSHLILGDDPVKKQALLTAIMGHFHPQLWHSIAEATIEQAGHVGPFDNFTDLRQHIVSTVTPLKSRELAARDLDQTTVSLNQAKRLLKQNQAFKSIPFARVCREKRVKIYLLTRSSPQREARAFWDHSPTGPYPGDWNRTCKELSDAGFNMIIPNMLWGGLAHYPSDVLPRSQTYEKYGDQIEQCLKAARKHGLEVHVWKVNHNLSTAPPSFLKKMREAGRTQVSVKGEPSDWLNPAHPENFQLEVDSMLEVVKKYPVDGIHFDYIRYPNNRHCYSNYSRQKFEADTGIKVQNWPNDCYDGKLKSKYRDWRAAQITRLVETVQHEARKLRPGIKISAAVFREYPDCRDWVAQDWPLWAKRGYLDFICPMDYTDNDTQFRIWIEDQQKHLAGRIPIYPGIGALSTRTTLSSDRVLGQVGVTRQLKTGGFTIFSLNPQTLSSIVPDFKLSAGKVKATPTHQLRKQAIKNRQIRK, encoded by the coding sequence ATGCTGCATCAACTCTCCTATCTCCTTTTACTGACCGCTGGATTTTCAACAGACACTGATAACGTTCTGGATCAATTTGACTTTAAATCCTCATCAGAAGCCCGTGAAAAATGGAAAGAGCTCAAAGGAACGCTTCCGCTCGCGATGCAGAAAGTAGATGACCGGAACGTATTACTGCTCACAGCTCCGTTTTCGTCAAACCGTGAAATTCCACGGGCAGGCATTGATAAACGTGTGAAGCTTGATCTGACCTCCCCTGGTGTATTTACACTCGACGTCAAACCAGAATCGCCTAACAGCAATCACAAAGTCAGCCTCTATTTCAAAAGCGGAACAGGCTGGTATTCTGCGGCAGCACAAGTGAAAGGACAGAGATGGCAAACACTACGCTTTTCAAAAAATGACTTTCGCAAAGAAGACAATCCTTCAGGTTGGGATAAAGTCGAAACAATTCGTCTTGTTGTCTGGAGAGACTCGATTACAGAGCCAGATACCCGATTTCAAATACGTAACCTCAAAGCCACTACAAATCAGATTGTAATCCTCGTCCCAGACTTGAAATTGCAAAATAAAGAGAAGAACACATTTGTCGCCGCAGATCGAATCGAAAAATTCCTTCAAACTTCGGGAATTCAGTGTGACCGCATGAGCGAACCGGAACTGACGTCTCATGCACTAGACAAGCGGTCTGTCGTGATTCTTCCCTTTAACCCGAATGTCTCCACAAAATCCTGTCGAATATTGAATCAATTCATGGTACGGGGAGGAAAAGTTTTTCTTAATTTTAACATCCCCCCTGCCCTGGAAAAGAACCTGGGAATTAAAAAAGGAACCTACTTCAAACCTGATCGTCCCGGCGGACTGGCAGCGATTCACCTCAAAGACTCAAAAATCCAGGGGTTGCCAGCAGAAGTCAAGCAAGCTTCCTGGAATCTGATCACCGCAATTCCCACAGGACATGGAGCTCGTATCGTCAGCGAGTGGGTTGACGAAACAGGAAAGAATACAGGAAAGCCAGCACTCATTGTCAGTAACCGTGGCGCTTACTTCAGTCATCTCATTCTGGGTGATGATCCTGTTAAAAAGCAGGCACTTCTCACAGCCATCATGGGACACTTTCATCCCCAACTCTGGCATTCCATTGCCGAAGCAACAATTGAACAAGCAGGACACGTTGGTCCTTTCGATAATTTTACTGACTTGAGACAGCATATCGTCTCTACAGTAACACCTCTAAAAAGCCGAGAGCTCGCCGCTCGTGATCTTGATCAGACAACCGTGAGTTTGAATCAGGCTAAGCGCCTGCTGAAGCAGAACCAGGCATTCAAATCGATTCCGTTTGCGCGCGTTTGTCGTGAAAAACGAGTCAAAATCTATCTACTCACCAGATCCAGTCCGCAACGGGAAGCACGTGCGTTCTGGGACCATTCGCCAACAGGTCCCTATCCAGGTGATTGGAATCGTACCTGCAAAGAACTTTCCGACGCGGGCTTTAATATGATCATTCCCAATATGCTCTGGGGAGGTTTGGCTCATTATCCCAGCGACGTGTTGCCGCGCAGCCAAACTTATGAAAAGTATGGAGATCAGATCGAGCAGTGTCTGAAAGCGGCTCGTAAACACGGTTTGGAAGTCCATGTCTGGAAGGTAAATCACAATCTATCCACAGCGCCCCCATCATTCCTCAAAAAAATGCGTGAGGCAGGTCGTACACAAGTCAGTGTGAAAGGAGAACCATCGGACTGGCTAAACCCGGCACACCCGGAAAACTTTCAGCTCGAAGTTGATAGTATGCTCGAAGTTGTCAAAAAATACCCCGTCGATGGTATTCATTTCGACTACATTCGCTACCCTAATAATCGGCATTGTTACAGCAATTATAGCCGTCAGAAATTTGAAGCCGACACTGGTATCAAAGTTCAAAATTGGCCCAATGACTGTTATGACGGCAAACTGAAGAGCAAGTACCGTGATTGGCGCGCGGCTCAGATCACACGTCTGGTTGAAACCGTCCAACATGAGGCACGCAAACTGCGTCCCGGAATCAAGATTTCCGCAGCGGTCTTCCGAGAATACCCAGATTGTCGTGATTGGGTGGCCCAGGACTGGCCACTCTGGGCAAAACGTGGCTATCTCGATTTCATCTGCCCGATGGATTACACCGACAACGATACCCAGTTTAGAATCTGGATCGAAGACCAGCAAAAACATCTCGCCGGAAGAATTCCCATCTACCCGGGCATAGGCGCCCTCTCGACGCGCACTACCTTAAGCAGTGATCGCGTTCTGGGACAGGTCGGAGTCACTCGTCAGCTCAAAACGGGAGGCTTTACTATCTTCAGCCTGAATCCGCAAACGCTTTCGAGCATTGTTCCCGACTTCAAATTGAGTGCAGGCAAAGTCAAAGCCACTCCCACACATCAGCTTCGAAAACAGGCCATCAAAAACAGGCAGATCAGAAAATAG
- a CDS encoding Gfo/Idh/MocA family protein, producing MADQKRLLIVGVGSIGERHLRCFQSTGRVAVSICELNADLREKIGKQYQVEKQYVNLDSALSDPHDCAVIATPAHLHIAMSKQAVEAGLDLFIEKPLSTNFEGIDELQALLQETRRKAAVAYVYRAHPALAAMKADLDSGKFGKPVQLIVVSGQNFPTYRPAYRDIYYKSRELGGGAVQDALTHSMNAGEYLVGPVDALVADFSHQVLEGVDVEDTVHVITRQGSVLGNFSLNQHQPANESAITVVCERGMLRFEYQNSWYRWITEPESEWQIGFHENLERDTLFQRQANAFLDYLEDLCPPLCSFEDGVQTLAVNLSILNSVEKQSWIEPADFISS from the coding sequence ATGGCAGATCAAAAACGATTACTGATCGTAGGCGTTGGTTCGATTGGCGAGCGGCATTTACGCTGTTTCCAGTCGACCGGGCGTGTAGCGGTATCTATCTGTGAATTGAATGCTGACCTGCGTGAAAAAATCGGTAAACAATATCAAGTCGAAAAGCAGTATGTGAATTTAGATTCGGCTTTGTCGGATCCACATGACTGTGCGGTGATTGCGACTCCCGCGCATTTACATATCGCAATGTCTAAGCAAGCTGTTGAGGCTGGATTGGATCTTTTCATTGAAAAACCCTTGAGTACAAACTTTGAGGGAATCGACGAGTTACAGGCGCTCTTACAGGAGACGCGTCGTAAAGCGGCAGTCGCCTATGTCTATCGTGCGCATCCGGCTCTGGCTGCGATGAAAGCGGATCTTGATTCCGGGAAGTTTGGAAAACCTGTTCAACTGATTGTTGTTTCAGGACAAAACTTTCCCACATATCGTCCGGCTTATCGCGATATTTATTACAAATCCAGAGAACTGGGAGGCGGTGCGGTTCAGGATGCCTTAACGCATTCGATGAATGCGGGTGAGTATCTAGTGGGACCAGTAGATGCATTGGTCGCTGATTTTTCACATCAAGTACTGGAAGGAGTTGATGTTGAAGACACAGTGCATGTTATCACCCGACAAGGAAGTGTCTTGGGGAATTTTAGTTTGAACCAACATCAGCCAGCGAATGAGTCGGCGATTACTGTCGTTTGTGAGCGGGGCATGTTACGGTTTGAATATCAAAACAGCTGGTATCGTTGGATTACGGAACCTGAATCTGAATGGCAGATTGGTTTTCATGAAAATCTGGAACGGGATACACTCTTCCAGAGGCAGGCGAACGCTTTTTTAGATTATCTGGAGGATTTATGCCCTCCATTATGCTCTTTTGAAGATGGAGTGCAGACACTGGCTGTGAACCTTTCCATATTGAACTCGGTCGAGAAACAGTCGTGGATCGAGCCGGCAGATTTTATTTCCTCCTGA
- a CDS encoding sialidase family protein has protein sequence MKKAASLIAVLTLILHSSSLLEASKPVQLKLESVEKIWDQDPHNAFTGLTRFKDQWFCVFRTGKAHVSADGALQVLCSKDGKNWKPVARITSDTADLRDAKISVTPQGQLMLSGAAALHQPASMRHQSMTWFSDDGTHWSKGYKIGDPNMWLWGMKWNDGNVYSIGYHTGKKGPKFTRLYKSSDGKKYETVVDTLIDKGYSNESSLVFTKDKTCYCLLRRDGSGKGATGLLGISKPPYTDWQWKDLGVKIGGPELFQLPDGRFLATVRLYSPKAHTSICQIDVEKGTLTELLELPSGGDTSYANMVLHDGLLNVSYYSSHEGKTSIYFAKLSYK, from the coding sequence ATGAAAAAAGCCGCATCACTCATCGCAGTTTTGACTCTGATACTACACTCATCATCTCTATTGGAAGCTTCGAAGCCGGTTCAACTGAAACTGGAAAGCGTCGAAAAAATCTGGGACCAAGACCCGCATAACGCTTTCACAGGACTTACCCGTTTTAAAGACCAATGGTTTTGTGTTTTCCGTACGGGAAAAGCCCATGTTTCTGCAGATGGTGCATTACAAGTACTCTGTTCAAAAGACGGCAAAAACTGGAAACCGGTCGCTCGCATCACCTCTGATACAGCCGACTTACGAGATGCTAAAATTAGCGTCACTCCCCAAGGACAACTCATGTTAAGCGGTGCCGCCGCCTTGCATCAACCTGCTTCCATGAGACACCAATCGATGACCTGGTTTTCAGATGACGGAACACATTGGTCAAAGGGATACAAAATCGGCGATCCCAACATGTGGCTCTGGGGTATGAAGTGGAATGATGGCAATGTTTACTCGATTGGATATCACACTGGAAAAAAAGGTCCGAAATTCACGCGTCTCTATAAAAGCAGTGACGGAAAAAAATACGAAACGGTCGTCGATACATTAATCGATAAGGGGTACTCCAACGAAAGTTCTCTTGTCTTTACCAAAGATAAAACCTGTTATTGTCTGCTCCGACGAGACGGAAGTGGGAAAGGAGCCACGGGACTGCTGGGCATCTCAAAGCCACCTTATACAGATTGGCAATGGAAAGACCTGGGAGTGAAAATTGGTGGCCCGGAACTGTTTCAACTGCCCGATGGTCGTTTTCTGGCAACAGTGCGTCTTTATTCCCCTAAAGCACATACATCGATTTGCCAAATTGATGTTGAAAAAGGCACACTCACAGAACTGCTCGAATTACCCAGTGGTGGCGATACCAGTTATGCCAATATGGTTCTACATGATGGTTTACTCAATGTCAGCTACTATTCCAGCCATGAAGGTAAGACGTCTATTTACTTTGCTAAACTCAGCTACAAATAA
- a CDS encoding SDR family NAD(P)-dependent oxidoreductase has protein sequence MNSTDEPTIQQLFDLTGKTVLISGASGYLGGAMARGLAEAGARLVVSSRDRSRAQQTADQMPDPHKLNHVGIELDHMEEASIDQGFESALKEAGQIDVLVNNGNDPVGADWRDVTGEEFSRHLKNATGYFLLARKLRDHIVTRQAYGSVIMIGSMYGVVGSYPEAYEGICNASPVAYHTMKGGLIHQTRHLSVYWAKDRVRVNCLSPGPFPSEAAPAHLAERLCEHSPMGRMGKPSELKGAAVFLASDASSYITGQNILVDGGWTAW, from the coding sequence ATGAATTCGACAGACGAACCAACGATTCAGCAGTTATTTGATCTCACTGGGAAAACTGTTTTGATCTCCGGAGCCAGTGGCTACCTGGGAGGTGCTATGGCCCGTGGTCTGGCTGAAGCGGGGGCTCGCCTGGTTGTCAGTAGTCGTGATCGAAGCCGAGCACAGCAAACGGCTGACCAAATGCCGGATCCTCATAAACTCAACCACGTTGGCATTGAACTCGACCATATGGAAGAAGCGTCCATTGATCAAGGTTTTGAGTCCGCTTTAAAGGAGGCGGGGCAGATTGATGTGCTGGTGAATAATGGAAATGACCCGGTTGGTGCTGACTGGAGAGATGTAACCGGAGAGGAGTTTTCACGTCATTTGAAGAACGCGACTGGTTACTTTCTGTTAGCACGTAAGTTGCGGGACCATATCGTAACACGTCAGGCTTATGGCAGTGTGATTATGATTGGTTCGATGTATGGCGTTGTGGGATCTTATCCCGAAGCATATGAAGGGATCTGTAATGCCAGTCCGGTGGCCTATCACACGATGAAAGGAGGGCTCATTCATCAGACCCGTCACTTAAGCGTTTATTGGGCCAAGGATCGTGTGCGCGTCAATTGTCTGAGTCCGGGGCCCTTTCCTTCTGAAGCAGCACCGGCACATTTAGCGGAACGACTTTGTGAACATAGCCCGATGGGTCGTATGGGGAAACCATCGGAATTGAAAGGAGCAGCTGTTTTTCTCGCCAGTGATGCCAGTAGCTATATCACCGGTCAAAATATTCTGGTGGATGGTGGCTGGACCGCCTGGTAA
- a CDS encoding GntR family transcriptional regulator, with protein MTTRAPEPEQTDSIIPAIQSGKQRPKYKQLVEQLIQKVTQGDVRPGEALPSEHQLCETYQLARTTVRNAMQLLEQQGWITRIHGKGSFVSTKPPLPISKTLDIFAFVLPETRTGFYPSLQRSFEQAAALTQNQVLVCCTENKVDAQGNTILQLIDKHVAGVALVPATVLATPAYQIRQLQQHGIPVVFCHREVKGVQAPLLSIPFREVGLLAGQTLLKHGHESVALFSPHRATAAIEYEAGLREALSSRGASCPEPYIFHGPSSQLHPTDYEQDLLTTLEAMFKQPDPPTAIFATFDSLAELIYLLLGKMGLRVPDDVSLIGFGGTVRHGAIQSRLSSITVDEVAIGQKAAELLTLMKEGTLPIDSAEVYSMPINTSEGQTLGPAPQK; from the coding sequence ATGACAACACGTGCTCCTGAACCAGAACAGACAGACTCCATTATTCCCGCAATCCAGTCCGGCAAACAGCGCCCGAAATATAAGCAATTAGTCGAACAATTGATCCAGAAGGTAACTCAAGGCGATGTTCGCCCAGGCGAAGCACTCCCTTCCGAACACCAATTGTGTGAAACCTATCAACTGGCGCGCACAACAGTTCGAAACGCGATGCAACTTCTAGAACAACAGGGTTGGATCACACGGATTCATGGGAAAGGTTCGTTTGTAAGCACGAAACCTCCGCTCCCGATTTCAAAGACCCTTGATATTTTTGCGTTCGTGCTCCCGGAAACTCGCACAGGATTTTATCCGTCACTCCAAAGGAGTTTTGAGCAAGCAGCAGCATTAACACAAAATCAGGTTCTTGTCTGTTGTACCGAAAATAAAGTCGATGCACAGGGAAATACCATTTTGCAACTGATCGACAAACACGTTGCCGGTGTCGCCTTAGTCCCCGCGACAGTACTCGCAACACCCGCTTATCAAATTCGCCAACTGCAACAGCATGGGATTCCTGTTGTCTTCTGCCATCGCGAAGTGAAAGGAGTTCAGGCCCCCCTGCTCTCAATCCCCTTTCGAGAAGTCGGACTTTTAGCAGGACAAACTCTACTCAAACATGGCCACGAGTCAGTAGCTCTCTTTTCTCCTCATCGTGCCACAGCCGCTATTGAATACGAAGCCGGGCTACGTGAAGCGCTGAGTTCACGAGGCGCCAGCTGTCCTGAACCGTACATTTTTCATGGTCCCAGTTCCCAGCTACACCCTACAGATTACGAACAGGACTTGCTGACGACATTGGAAGCAATGTTCAAACAACCAGATCCTCCCACAGCAATCTTTGCTACGTTTGATTCGTTGGCAGAATTAATCTATCTACTACTAGGTAAAATGGGTTTGCGAGTTCCCGATGATGTCTCGCTGATTGGCTTTGGCGGCACTGTTCGTCATGGTGCCATACAAAGCAGACTGTCCTCCATTACAGTCGACGAAGTCGCCATTGGCCAGAAAGCAGCCGAACTGCTTACATTAATGAAAGAGGGAACACTACCCATTGATTCTGCAGAAGTCTATTCGATGCCTATCAATACGAGCGAAGGACAAACACTGGGCCCCGCCCCTCAGAAGTAG